In the Populus trichocarpa isolate Nisqually-1 chromosome 1, P.trichocarpa_v4.1, whole genome shotgun sequence genome, one interval contains:
- the LOC18094923 gene encoding peroxidase 60, which yields MEMPRVAAALALALSLIFVNMASQCSGQLQFGFYNGKCKDRNGFQRNVEDIVKQKVKARFSTDTTIVAALLRMQFHDCFVNGCDASILLDVPNGEKTAPPNLSVRGYDFIEEIKTEIENTCPGVVSCADIIVMATRDAVVESDMKSRTGWYPVQTGRRDGRVSSAQNVKLPSPSIPIPQAIAAFNSKRLSTIDMVYLLGGGHSVGVAHCGLFQNRLYDFKNTGHPDPTMNTTLLKTLQTLCPQNSGSTNSANLDQDPLKSSSVDKSYYEQIRLGNGILEVDQQLALDSNTRFSVARIAESNDFSFQFGRAMIKLGAVDVKIGKDGEIRKRCAAVNSPNGNSGGNIFNIFG from the exons atggaaatgccAAGAGTAGCTGCTGCTTTGGCACTAGCACTTAGCCTCATCTTTGTGAACATGGCTAGCCAATGCAGTGGTCAGTTGCAGTTTGGATTCTATAATGGAAAATGCAAGGACAGAAATGGCTTTCAGAGAAATGTTGAGGATATTGTCAAGCAGAAAGTAAAGGCAAGATTCAGTACAGACACAACAATAGTGGCTGCTCTTCTTCGCATGCAATTTCATGACTGTTTTGTCAAT GGATGTGATGCATCTATATTACTGGATGTGCCAAATGGTGAGAAAACTGCACCTCCAAATTTAAGTGTGAGGGGCTATGACTTCATCGAGGAAATAAAGACGGAAATTGAAAATACATGCCCGGGAGTCGTCTCTTGTGCTGATATTATAGTAATGGCTACCAGAGATGCTGTTGTCGAG AGTGATATGAAGTCAAGGACAGGATGGTACCCTGTACAAACAGGAAGAAGAGATGGTCGTGTATCTTCTGCTCAAAATGTGAAACTCCCATCTCCAAGTATCCCAATTCCTCAAGCTATTGCAGCATTTAATAGCAAAAGACTGAGCACTATTGACATGGTTTATCTTCTTG GAGGTGGTCACAGTGTCGGGGTAGCACATTGTGGTTTATTCCAAAATCGTCTTTATGATTTCAAGAACACTGGCCACCCTGATCCAACCATGAATACAACACTACTGAAAACCCTACAAACTCTTTGTCCTCAAAATTCTGGCAGTACCAACTCAGCTAATCTCGACCAGGATCCTCTCAAGTCTTCTTCAGTGGACAAATCTTACTACGAGCAAATACGTTTAGGTAATGGGATTCTCGAAGTTGATCAGCAGCTAGCTCTGGATTCAAACACCAGATTCTCAGTGGCAAGAATAGCTGAAAGCAACGACTTCAGCTTTCAATTTGGTCGGGCCATGATTAAGTTGGGAGCTGTTGACGTCAAGATTGGCAAAGATGGGGAGATCAGGAAAAGATGCGCAGCTGTTAATTCACCTAATGGAAATTCTGgtggaaatatttttaatatattcggTTGA
- the LOC7467956 gene encoding uncharacterized protein LOC7467956, with product MGKKVKWSWTAALVGAASATAAVALISAKPKDPTFHLIKINFTSFKLRFPVIDTDVILTVHVTNPNIIPIHYSSTIMSIFYDGSLIGSAQVEAGSQRSRSCQILELTARLDGVELMANHSVKFFSDVAKREMVLDAKVDIGGTARLLWWGHRFNVHVDSHITVDPLFLDIIDQENKSRLDVFLA from the coding sequence ATGGGCAAAAAGGTAAAATGGAGCTGGACCGCCGCTTTAGTAGGAGCAGCATCTGCTACAGCAGCCGTGGCTCTAATCAGTGCCAAGCCAAAAGACCCAACTTTTCATTTGATCAAAATCAACTTCACTTCCTTCAAGCTCAGGTTTCCAGTCATCGACACCGATGTGATACTCACCGTACACGTCACCAACCCCAATATCATACCCATCCACTACTCCTCTACCATCATGTCGATCTTCTACGACGGCTCTCTCATCGGTTCGGCTCAAGTCGAAGCAGGGTCTCAGCGTTCGAGGTCTTGCCAGATACTTGAGCTCACGGCCCGGCTTGATGGTGTCGAGCTGATGGCTAACCATTCCGTGAAGTTTTTCAGTGACGTGGCAAAGAGGGAGATGGTGCTTGACGCTAAGGTGGATATCGGAGGTACGGCTAGGTTGTTGTGGTGGGGCCATCGGTTTAATGTACACGTGGATAGTCATATAACCGTTGACCCTTTGTTTCTTGATATTATCGATCAAGAAAATAAGTCACGTCTTGATGTTTTTCTTGCTTGA
- the LOC7467955 gene encoding NDR1/HIN1-like protein 10 yields the protein MASSDPSRPATGYPFVPNGLHHPPPPAGSAYPYQAPPPHQPTYPYTYNTNQTYPNQRAIFLRRLIIALIIFTGIFFTILFICWLVIRPHFPEFRVTSLSISNFNVSSSSSSVTGTWNARFQVSNPNKKMKISYNEIQTSIFYKSEFLSQTRIPPFRQGKRNVTDIDVEYGATSSYIGERTVNQINSDEGRRLVSFNLRIVADAGFKVEGFWARRRLLRVYCNDVAVGTSGNGRSGNLTGGAVRCSVYA from the coding sequence ATGGCGTCTTCAGACCCTTCCAGGCCCGCAACCGGCTACCCTTTTGTCCCAAACGGCCTCCACCACCCTCCACCACCGGCAGGCTCTGCCTATCCTTACCAAGCCCCACCACCACATCAACCCACTTACCCTTACACCTACAACACCAACCAAACTTACCCTAACCAACGCGCCATCTTCCTCCGCCGCTTAATTATCGCTCTAATCATCTTCACAGGCATCTTTTTCACCATTCTCTTCATTTGCTGGCTAGTCATCCGACCCCACTTCCCTGAATTTCGCGTcacctctctctctatctccaACTTTAATGTCTCCTCATCGTCCTCCAGTGTGACTGGTACCTGGAACGCCAGGTTTCAGGTTTCTAATCCGAACAAGAAGATGAAAATCTCGTACAATGAGATACAGACTTCGATCTTTTATAAATCGGAGTTCTTGTCCCAGACGAGGATTCCCCCGTTCAGACAGGGCAAAAGGAATGTCACTGATATCGATGTGGAATATGGGGCGACGAGTTCTTATATCGGCGAGCGGACGGTGAATCAGATTAATTCTGATGAAGGGCGTAGATTGGTGAGTTTTAATTTGAGGATTGTTGCTGATGCGGGGTTTAAGGTTGAAGGGTTTTGGGCAAGAAGAAGGTTGCTTAGGGTTTATTGTAATGATGTGGCAGTTGGGACTTCAGGGAATGGTCGATCTGGGAACTTGACTGGTGGTGCCGTGCGATGTAGTGTTTATGCCTGA